A genomic stretch from Apis cerana isolate GH-2021 linkage group LG9, AcerK_1.0, whole genome shotgun sequence includes:
- the LOC114576795 gene encoding biogenesis of lysosome-related organelles complex 1 subunit 5 — protein MASIIKDTGEIWSRLFDHRPFIQGEITFFLREFQEKRDDREVERLFKILEYSTDLKESQLDRTEQLGDCHLPSLKANVDVALSMCERVLQKEQDFDSDVALQANREARKVEWEKFVNDMSEKCEKVNQTFEEKENEIKEFYIDLERKLHITS, from the exons ATGGCGTCGATTATTAAAG atacggGTGAAATTTGGAGCCGATTATTTGATCATCGACCATTTATTCAAGgtgaaataacatttttcctACGCGAATTTCAG gaaAAAAGAGACGATCGAGAAGTGGAACGACTCTTCAAAATACTTGAATATTCGacagatttaaaagaaagtcAACTCGATCGAACAGAACAACTTGGGGATTGTCATTTACCTAGCTTAAAAGCAAATGTTGATGTTGCCCTAAGTATGTGTGAAAGAGTTCTTCAAAAAGAACAAGATTTTGATAGT gatGTAGCATTACAAGCAAATAGAGAAGCAAGGAAAGTAGAATgggaaaaatttgttaatgatATGAGTGAAAAGTGTGAAAAAGTAAATCAAACttttgaagagaaagaaaacgaaataaaagaattttacattgatttagaaagaaaattgcacATCACATCATAA
- the LOC108003967 gene encoding probable elongation factor 1-delta isoform X1, translated as MEKSALAQEKVWFDKPSYDKAERLYFERMAKVVSHKIMESCSLKSEVSLTNNCHDNSFLNNNSLTKTKSEKFKDNKLLISENISNDVKNSKCQIKTSKINKDEDELNIQEKENIEEKQKSDNVKNDLKEKEKETSPSNDASKKYNTKEVKEKKNKADTRHRNRKHKNDTKEVKENVTPLIRNKQQLPIQGNQQTTSPILSAGGSLANEVAKARQHIKQSLQCMDDIAAVAGFATPNENKKDILDSSVFQELKNTVEKLEERVKALEIKIRTFVPADPIVCPAKPQQASKPTQEKADDDEDVDLFGSDSEAKDAEAAKLREERLAAYAAKKAKKPALIAKSNIILDVKPWDDETDMKAMEEEVRKIETDGLLWGASKLVPLAFGIHKLQISCVVEDDKVSVDWLTEQIQDIEDYVQSVDIAAFNKV; from the exons ATGGAGAAATCAGCATTAGCACAAGAGAAGGTATGGTTTGACAAACCATCCTATGACAAGGCAGAACGactatattttgaaagaatggCCAAG GTGGTGTCTCATAAGATCATGGAAAGCTGCTCGCTTAAATCTGAAGTTTCTCTAACTAATAATTGTCATGATAATTcatttctgaataataattctttgacTAAAACTAAgtctgaaaaatttaaagacaataaattattaatctctgagaatatttcaaatgatgtaaaaaattctaagtgtcaaataaaaacatcaaagataaataaagatgaagatgaattaaatatacaagaaaaagaaaatatagaagaaaagcaaaaatctgataatgttaaaaatgatttaaaagaaaaagagaaagaaactaGTCCTTCTAATGAtgcatctaaaaaatataatacgaaagaagtaaaagaaaaaaagaataaagcaGATACAAGacatagaaatagaaaacataaaaatgatactaaggaagtaaaagaaaatgttactCCATTAATAAGGAATAAGCAGCAGTTACCTATTCAG GGAAATCAACAAACTACTAGTCCAATTCTATCTGCTGGTGGAAGTTTAGCCAATGAGGTTGCCAAGGCTCGTCAACATATTAAACAATCTTTACAGTGT atggATGACATTGCAGCTGTTGCTGGTTTTGCTActccaaatgaaaataaaaaagatattctagATTCTAGTG TCTTccaagaattgaaaaatactgTTGAAAAATTGGAGGAACGTGTCAAAGCTCTTGAAATCAAGATTCGTACTTTTGTACCTGCTGATCCAATAGTTTGTCCTGCTAAACCTCAACAAGCTTCAAAACCAACACAAGAAAAAGCTGATGATGATGAAGATGTTGATCTTTTTGGTTCAGATTCAGAGGCAA AAGATGCAGAAGCTGCAAAACTTAGAGAAGAAAGATTGGCTGCATATGCTGCAAAGAAAGCTAAAA aacCAGCCTTAATTgctaaatcaaatataatattggatgTAAAACCGTGGGACGATGAAACGGATATGAAAGCTATGGAAGAAGAAGTTCGAAAGATTGAAACTGATGGACTTTTATGGGGAGCGT cAAAACTTGTTCCGCTTGCCTTTGGAATTCACAAACTTCAAATTTCGTGTGTTGTTGAAGATGACAAAGTTTCTGTAGATTGGCTTACAGAACAGATTCAAGATATCGAAGATTATGTACAAAGCGTAGATATTGCAGCctttaataaagtataa
- the LOC108003588 gene encoding chromatin accessibility complex 16kD protein, producing MTAQGSPAKMKELRLPISRVKTIMKSSPYVDTIGQDGLYLVTKATELFIHYLTEEAHLQSNKGNFLDYKHLAEVVQTNDTLEFLREIMPRKITVRQFREMMAAKNSHSSSSENSSDSDSDSESDTDSCSDSDDRKADDNSSNSEQESIEKENGKCDSISDKSEASEKSDSEDETKR from the exons ATGACTGCGCAAGGATCACCTGCTAAAATGAAGGAATTACGTTTACCTATATCAAGAgtaaaaacaattatgaaaAGTTCCCCTTACGTGGATACAATCGGTCAAGATGGATTATATTTAGTCACAAAAGCTACG gaactatttatacattatctaACGGAAGAGGCACATTTGCAAAGCaacaaaggaaattttttagaCTACAAACATCTAGCAGAAGTGGTACAAACAAATGATACATTGGAATTTCTCAGGGAAATAATGCCTAGAAAGATAACAGTGAGACAATTCAGAGAAATGATGGCTGCCAAGAATTCACATAGCAGTTCATCAGAAAATAGTTCAGACTCTGACAGTGATAGTGAATCAGACACAGATTCTTGTTCTGATAGTGATGATAGAAAAGCAGATGATAATTCATCAAATAGTGAACAAGAAAgtatagaaaaagagaatggAAAATGTGATTCCATTAGTGACAAAAGTGAAGCAAGTGAAAAAAGTGACAGTGAGGATGAAAccaagagataa
- the LOC108003967 gene encoding protein artemis isoform X2: protein MSTFLGLIKEIPGISVDRFDGANLTSSIFFLSHCHSDHMHGLSDMFFEHIDEYNKCLYCSPITKALLENRFKFKTSCVKEIDINSPTVIEYSIKNEDKILICVTCVPAGHCPGSVMFLLEKNNISILYTGDFRINPIDFPKLKSLHYYNDSKLIPKSFTKIYLDTTFLSTDFSSFPTRQESVFKMYEVIKNWISKDPRNVVILECSAIYGSEFLFVELSKMLNIKIHVRNDVFETYCRIAQLSCYVTNDPYSTSIHACKKKISVSGLHCRSDVSNMNIMTVIPSVMKWRKKDTTIIGEWDKVKERTFNVCYSTHSSFNELKAFVQYFEALEIYPCVIKTEEEEQVYCLLDIVKRKLDKQSSNSQKYKLDLPRRKILNKAKFKSEYFSDDDSL, encoded by the coding sequence ATGTCAACTTTTCTTGGGCTTATTAAGGAGATACCTGGCATCTCAGTGGATCGTTTTGATGGAGCAAACTTAacatcttctatattttttcttagtcATTGTCATTCTGATCATATGCATGGTTTATCAGATATGTTTTTTGAGCATATAGATGAATATAACAAATGTCTCTATTGCAGCCCTATTACAAAAGCATTGttagaaaatagatttaaatttaaaacatcttgtgtaaaagaaatagatattaattctcCTACTGTTatagaatattcaataaaaaatgaagataaaattcttatttgtgTAACTTGTGTTCCAGCAGGACATTGTCCTGGTTCTGTGATGtttcttcttgaaaaaaataatatatcaatattatatacggGTGATTTTCGTATTAATCCAATAGACTTTCCCAAATTGAAAAGTTTACATTATTACAatgattctaaattaatacCTAAATcatttactaaaatttatttagatacaACATTTTTAAGTACCGACTTTTCTAGTTTCCCTACTAGACAAGAAAgtgtatttaaaatgtatgaagtcattaaaaattggataagCAAAGACCCAAGGAATGTTGTTATTCTGGAATGTTCTGCTATATATGGTtctgaatttctttttgtagAATTGTCTaagatgttaaatataaaaattcatgtaaGAAATGATGTATTTGAAACTTATTGTCGTATTGCACAATTATCTTGTTATGTCACAAATGACCCATATAGTACTTCGATTCATGcttgcaagaaaaaaatatctgtgTCAGGTTTGCATTGTAGAAGTGATGTAAGCAATATGAATATCATGACTGTTATCCCATCTGTAATGAAATGGAGGAAAAAAGATACAACTATAATAGGGGAATGGGACAAAGTTAAAGAGAGAACTTTTAATGTATGTTATTCTActcattcttcttttaatgaaCTTAAAGcatttgttcaatattttgaagCATTGGAAATATATCCATGTGTGATTaaaacagaagaagaagaacaagtTTATTGTTTGTTagatattgtaaaaagaaaattagataaacAATCATCGAATAgtcagaaatataaattagatcttCCTAGAcgtaagatattaaataaagctaaatttaaatctgaatattttagTGATGATGAtagtttatga
- the LOC108003579 gene encoding transmembrane protein 199, translated as MPVESIEDPSIKIKPNKKLVEFICKNVKKTNSIPPAIVALKKSTKDKQKDILLKLDELKWLNKYLEEYRTTNMESIYLHELLEEDDIKLPTPKIIPRNPELEARTQKLKAQQDAIKYKAMTKNVDTATMKLPEDSISYQMKQINKQLIAVAQFVFSVLAGFAFGFIGVELIVGNLDFGFRLLLGIICALIIALAEIYFLAIKLNEDVYDTIPTGSAPKKLHQE; from the exons atgccAGTTGAATCAATAGAAGATCCttctataaaaatcaaaccaaataagaaattagtagaatttatttgtaaaaatgtaaaaaaaacaaatagtaTTCCACCTGCTATTGttgctttaaaaaaatcaactaAAGATAagcaaaaagatattttattaaaactggaTGAATTAAAATGGTTAAATAAGTATTTAGAAGAATATAGAACCACCAACAtggaaagtatttatttacatgAGCTTTTAGAAGAAGATGATATCAAATTACCAACTCCAAAAATTATACCAAGAAATCCAGAGTTAGAAGCTAGAACACAAAAATTGAAAGCACAACAAGATGCTATCAAATATAAAGCTATGACAAAAAACGTAGATACAGCTACAATGAAATTACCAGAAGATAGTATTTCATATCAaa tgAAGCAGATAAATAAGCAACTTATAGCTGTTGCACAATTTGTATTTTCTGTGCTAGCAGGTTTTGCTTTTGGATTTATAGGTGTGGAGTTAATAGTAGGAAATTTAGATTTTGGATTTAGGTTGTTATTAGGTATAATTTGTGCTCTAATCATAGCTTTggctgaaatttatttcttggcaattaaattaaatgaggATGTATATGATACTATTCCAACAGGATCAGCACCTAAAAAATTGCATCaagaataa
- the LOC108003998 gene encoding splicing factor 3B subunit 6 → MQYDLNYLNLFLTCFACSLFLFLVINKKIFVFKMTMAMLQRRANVRLPPEVNRVLYIRNLPYKITAEEMYDIFGKYGAIRQIRVGNTAETRGTAFVVYEDIFDAKNACDHLSGFNVCNRYLVVLYYQSNKAFKRVDVDKKMEEIDKLKTKYNLNEEKK, encoded by the exons ATGCAATACGATCTAAACTActtgaatttgtttttgacGTGTTTTGCATGTTCTTTGTTCTTATTtctcgtaataaataaaaaaatatttgttttcaagATGACTATGGCTATGCTTCAACGAAGAGCTAAT gTAAGATTACCTCCAGAAGTAAACAGAGTAttgtatataagaaatttgccATACAAAATTACTGCCGAAGAAATGTATGATATTTTTGGTAAATATGGAGCTATTAGACAAATTAGAGT GGGCAATACTGCTGAAACTAGAGGAACAGCATTTGTTGTTTACGAAGATATATTTGATGCAAAGAATGCTTGTGATCATTTAAGTGGATTTAATGTTTGTAATAGATATTTAgtagttttatattatcaaagtaATAAAGCATTTAAACGAGTTGatgtagataaaaaaatggaagaaatagataagttaaaaacaaaatataatttgaatgaagaaaaaaaataa